In a single window of the Candidatus Methylomirabilota bacterium genome:
- the raiA gene encoding ribosome-associated translation inhibitor RaiA: MQMTLTTRNIEMTDALRRYAEEKIARLQKFVNQITSVHVILSVEKHRQIAEVTLHVREHTIRGEESSSDLYSAIDLVADKLERQILRYKDKIVEHSGRGRGRSHASEAAVPTEGESLTDDDPRIVKTKRFAVKPLAPDEAAVQMSLLGHNFFVFRNARTHEVNVLYRRRDGDYGLIEPIG; encoded by the coding sequence ATGCAAATGACCCTTACGACCCGCAACATTGAGATGACCGACGCCCTCAGACGCTACGCGGAAGAGAAGATCGCGCGCCTGCAAAAGTTCGTCAATCAGATTACCTCGGTCCACGTCATCCTGTCGGTTGAGAAGCATCGACAGATCGCGGAGGTGACGCTGCATGTGCGGGAGCACACGATTCGCGGGGAAGAATCGAGCTCCGATCTCTACTCGGCCATTGATCTGGTGGCGGACAAGCTGGAGCGCCAGATCCTTCGCTATAAGGACAAAATCGTCGAGCACTCCGGCCGAGGTCGGGGACGGTCGCACGCCTCGGAAGCGGCCGTGCCGACCGAGGGCGAATCGTTGACTGACGACGACCCCCGTATCGTGAAAACGAAGCGCTTTGCCGTCAAACCGCTCGCTCCTGACGAAGCGGCAGTACAGATGAGTCTGTTGGGCCATAATTTTTTTGTATTCCGAAATGCTCGGACCCACGAGGTCAACGTGCTGTATCGGAGACGCGATGGGGACTACGGCTTGATTGAACCCATCGGTTGA